Proteins from a genomic interval of Streptomyces sp. NBC_01445:
- a CDS encoding MFS transporter: MTAPGKPDGCPTARTTSPPPQAKVAAVVGLLVAFELVSGLLQGAAPPLIPEVEKWQHLSTAQAQWFTTVQFFAAAVSVPAFGRLGDLYGHRRLVRVALGCVAVGTVLVALAPNLPVLLLGRALMGPLAALLPLEIGLVRDRLDVDGGRRAVGLLVGALTLGSLLGHALVGPLLSAVGGLRPTLAVLAALAVGCLVVSFLAIPESAVQATGRMDWAGAVLLAVALVTLLGTISRGTAWGWLSPRTLAAVALSCALLWWWARVQLSRPHALVDLRAVARRRAAPYYASGFVLGVVMMGGQGVAVSFLAASPGDEGYGFGLVTWQISVWGAIPHVMAFLGSMLCAGIAARIGYARTLLGAFALIAVGNAGLMAAHSTLPLFAVAYGAVGIGMGLALGGLPSVVVEGSTSDRTASAAAVYNNLKTLGGSVAGAVFAAVLATLVVGTTDTPTLTAYLTVWGLGIAVSVLAAGAQLLVRRSAWQRASAVEGAGRPAN; this comes from the coding sequence ATGACGGCGCCGGGGAAGCCCGACGGCTGCCCCACTGCGCGAACCACCTCGCCCCCTCCCCAGGCCAAGGTCGCCGCCGTGGTAGGTCTGCTCGTCGCCTTCGAGCTGGTCAGCGGACTGCTGCAGGGCGCCGCACCGCCGCTGATCCCGGAGGTCGAGAAGTGGCAGCACCTCAGCACCGCCCAGGCCCAGTGGTTCACGACGGTCCAGTTCTTCGCGGCCGCCGTCAGCGTCCCGGCCTTCGGCCGCCTCGGTGACCTCTACGGCCACCGGCGCCTTGTCCGCGTGGCGCTCGGCTGTGTCGCCGTGGGCACCGTCCTGGTCGCCCTCGCGCCGAACCTGCCGGTCCTGCTGCTCGGCCGGGCACTCATGGGCCCGTTGGCCGCGCTGCTGCCGCTGGAGATCGGCCTGGTGCGTGACCGCCTCGACGTGGACGGCGGCCGCCGCGCCGTCGGGCTCCTGGTCGGGGCGCTCACCCTCGGGTCACTCCTCGGCCATGCGCTGGTGGGGCCGCTCCTCTCGGCCGTCGGCGGCCTGCGCCCCACGCTCGCCGTCCTCGCGGCCCTGGCGGTCGGGTGCCTTGTCGTGTCCTTCCTCGCCATCCCCGAGTCGGCCGTCCAGGCGACCGGCCGCATGGACTGGGCGGGTGCCGTTCTCCTCGCGGTCGCCCTGGTGACGCTGCTCGGCACGATCTCGCGCGGCACGGCCTGGGGGTGGCTCTCCCCGCGCACACTCGCCGCCGTGGCGCTGTCCTGCGCTCTGCTGTGGTGGTGGGCCCGCGTCCAACTGTCCCGCCCGCACGCCCTGGTGGACCTCCGGGCGGTGGCCCGTCGCCGAGCGGCTCCCTACTACGCCTCCGGGTTCGTGCTCGGCGTGGTGATGATGGGAGGACAGGGGGTGGCCGTCAGCTTCCTCGCGGCGTCGCCGGGCGACGAGGGCTACGGATTCGGCCTTGTCACCTGGCAGATCAGTGTCTGGGGCGCGATCCCGCACGTCATGGCCTTCCTGGGCTCAATGCTGTGCGCGGGGATCGCTGCGCGAATCGGGTACGCGCGCACGCTCCTCGGCGCGTTCGCCCTGATCGCCGTCGGCAACGCCGGCCTGATGGCCGCCCACTCCACACTGCCGCTGTTCGCGGTGGCGTACGGGGCGGTGGGCATCGGCATGGGGCTCGCCCTCGGCGGCCTGCCGTCGGTCGTGGTGGAGGGCAGCACCTCCGACCGCACGGCGAGCGCCGCCGCCGTCTACAACAACCTCAAGACACTCGGGGGCAGTGTCGCCGGGGCGGTGTTCGCGGCGGTCCTCGCCACGCTGGTCGTCGGGACGACGGACACACCGACACTCACCGCGTATCTGACCGTATGGGGCCTGGGGATCGCCGTGAGCGTCCTGGCGGCGGGCGCGCAGTTGCTCGTGCGCCGCAGCGCCTGGCAACGGGCGAGCGCTGTCGAGGGGGCCGGCCGCCCAGCCAATTGA
- a CDS encoding acyl-CoA dehydrogenase family protein yields MTFSLRPTYDEPRLADLVATLRDHLDGELADYERERGITHTSRLTRADLEAVWRRSRELGFYGIHLPEEFGGQALSYTELAALKEEIGASGRVLGHCVLGDMGGPLRAGDILRHATEHQLDKYLLPLVRGERACCFSLTEADAGSDVRSMRTTAVRDGDGYRITGHKVFSSAGPFADFAIVVARMADGGGDGDTKPSFSAFLIDLDSPGCRVLDGATPMSGEHIESDIVLQDCFVPAANLLGQEGEGMRIALGRVTTNRLLHCPTVLGATRRALDLTLDRTRHRKVAGGQPLLALQSIQHKVADMATEFYAARSMTYAALAALDSGADVRTEAFMCKLFVAESAFRILDEAVQIHGKEGLTQGNEVEYLFRKVRMFRVLTGTSEIQKNGIAKGLAFLT; encoded by the coding sequence ATGACGTTCTCCCTGCGCCCCACCTACGACGAGCCGCGCCTCGCCGACCTCGTCGCCACACTCCGCGACCACCTTGACGGCGAACTCGCCGACTACGAACGCGAGCGCGGCATCACCCACACGTCCCGGCTGACCCGCGCCGACCTCGAAGCCGTCTGGCGGCGCAGCCGCGAACTCGGCTTCTACGGCATCCACCTCCCCGAGGAGTTCGGCGGCCAGGCCCTCTCGTACACCGAACTCGCGGCACTGAAGGAGGAGATAGGTGCCTCCGGGCGCGTCCTCGGCCACTGCGTGCTCGGTGACATGGGCGGTCCGCTGCGTGCCGGCGACATCCTGCGGCACGCCACCGAACACCAACTCGACAAGTACCTGCTGCCGTTGGTCCGGGGAGAGCGCGCCTGCTGCTTCTCGCTCACCGAGGCGGACGCCGGCTCCGACGTACGCTCCATGCGCACCACGGCCGTCCGCGACGGCGACGGCTACCGCATCACCGGGCACAAGGTGTTCAGCTCCGCCGGGCCCTTCGCGGACTTCGCGATCGTGGTGGCCCGCATGGCTGACGGGGGCGGGGACGGGGACACGAAGCCGTCCTTCTCCGCCTTCCTCATCGACCTGGACAGCCCCGGCTGCCGCGTCCTGGACGGCGCCACGCCCATGTCGGGGGAGCACATCGAGAGCGACATCGTCCTGCAGGACTGCTTCGTACCCGCGGCCAACCTCCTGGGCCAGGAGGGCGAGGGCATGCGCATCGCCCTGGGCCGTGTCACCACGAACCGGCTCCTGCACTGCCCGACCGTGCTCGGCGCCACCCGGCGCGCCCTCGACCTCACACTCGACCGCACCCGCCACCGCAAGGTCGCGGGCGGACAGCCCCTCCTCGCGCTCCAGTCCATCCAGCACAAAGTCGCCGACATGGCCACGGAGTTCTACGCCGCACGCTCGATGACGTACGCCGCCCTGGCTGCCCTGGACAGCGGGGCCGACGTGCGGACCGAAGCCTTCATGTGCAAGCTCTTCGTCGCGGAGTCCGCCTTCCGGATCCTGGACGAGGCCGTACAGATCCACGGCAAGGAAGGCCTCACGCAGGGCAACGAGGTGGAGTACCTCTTCCGCAAGGTCCGTATGTTCCGGGTCCTGACCGGCACCTCCGAGATCCAGAAGAACGGCATCGCCAAGGGCCTGGCGTTCCTCACCTGA
- a CDS encoding class I adenylate-forming enzyme family protein, whose product MNLGTYLSRSARYWPDGTALVCGERTWTHTHLDSETNRLASALVARGLRPGDAVASLAWNRGELVEVEFALYKAGLTRAPINARLGRGEIEHILRYAPVRVLVFDAAHREDALAAIAAAGTGCVPVQLEDAPAHEGTPPVVDTPESRAVVRYRDLLAEGSTEPVRVDVSEGDACVLNFTSGSTGALKAAVQTAGNRLANMRKQLMNDESRPRPTTRYLACGPITHATGMGLLAGVFGGSTTYVLPTWSADAFLDTVEKERITATFLVPAMLNMVLAHPGAAERDLSSLTSVRVGGAPISPQRLRDAVALFGPVVAQGYGLGETTSVVAGLSSAETARAVAEDPELLQSCGRAMFDTEIRIVDDAGHELPPREVGEVIVRGPDCVHAYWNEPQLSAETFRDGWVHTGDLAWMREDGYLFLVDRKKDMIISGGFNIYCTEVEAALYEHPAVQEACVVGVPDEKWGEAVKAVVVTRPGHSLTADEVTAFCAQRLDRLKKPRSVDFVAELPHNRNGKLDRKAVREPFWAGSARRVN is encoded by the coding sequence TGCGGCGAACGCACCTGGACCCACACACACCTCGACAGCGAGACAAACCGTCTGGCGTCCGCCCTCGTCGCGCGCGGGCTGCGTCCCGGTGACGCGGTCGCCTCACTCGCCTGGAACAGGGGTGAGCTCGTGGAGGTCGAATTCGCCCTCTACAAGGCGGGGTTGACCCGGGCACCGATCAACGCCCGGCTCGGCCGCGGCGAGATCGAGCACATCCTGCGGTACGCGCCCGTACGCGTCCTGGTCTTCGACGCCGCACACCGCGAGGACGCGCTGGCGGCGATCGCCGCGGCGGGCACCGGCTGCGTTCCGGTCCAGCTGGAGGACGCCCCGGCCCACGAGGGCACACCCCCGGTCGTCGACACCCCCGAATCCCGCGCGGTCGTCCGCTATCGGGACCTGCTCGCCGAAGGCAGCACCGAACCGGTCCGCGTCGACGTCTCCGAGGGCGACGCATGCGTCCTCAACTTCACGTCCGGTTCCACCGGCGCGCTCAAGGCGGCAGTCCAGACCGCCGGCAACCGCCTGGCCAACATGCGCAAGCAGTTGATGAACGACGAGTCACGGCCACGGCCCACCACCCGATACCTCGCGTGCGGTCCCATCACCCACGCCACCGGCATGGGGCTGCTCGCCGGGGTCTTCGGGGGGTCGACGACGTACGTCCTGCCCACCTGGAGCGCCGACGCCTTCCTGGACACCGTGGAGAAGGAGCGCATCACCGCGACGTTCCTCGTGCCGGCCATGCTGAACATGGTCCTCGCCCACCCCGGGGCCGCCGAGCGTGATCTCTCCTCACTCACCAGTGTCCGCGTCGGCGGCGCGCCGATCTCACCCCAACGGCTGCGGGACGCGGTCGCCCTGTTCGGCCCGGTCGTCGCCCAGGGCTACGGCCTCGGCGAGACCACCAGCGTGGTCGCCGGTCTGAGCAGCGCGGAGACGGCACGCGCCGTCGCCGAGGACCCCGAACTCCTGCAGTCCTGCGGGCGCGCCATGTTCGACACCGAGATCCGGATCGTGGACGACGCGGGCCACGAGCTCCCGCCGCGCGAGGTGGGCGAGGTCATCGTGCGCGGACCCGACTGCGTACACGCGTACTGGAACGAGCCCCAGCTGTCCGCCGAGACCTTCCGCGACGGCTGGGTACACACCGGCGATCTGGCGTGGATGCGCGAGGACGGCTATCTGTTCCTCGTCGACCGCAAGAAGGACATGATCATTTCGGGCGGGTTCAACATCTACTGCACCGAGGTCGAAGCAGCCCTCTACGAGCACCCCGCCGTCCAGGAGGCCTGCGTCGTGGGCGTTCCGGACGAGAAGTGGGGTGAGGCGGTCAAGGCCGTCGTCGTCACCCGCCCCGGCCACAGCCTCACCGCGGACGAGGTCACCGCGTTCTGCGCACAGCGCCTCGACCGGCTCAAGAAGCCCCGCTCCGTGGACTTCGTGGCCGAACTCCCCCACAACCGCAACGGAAAGCTCGACCGCAAGGCCGTGCGCGAACCGTTCTGGGCCGGCTCGGCCCGCCGCGTGAACTGA